DNA from Castor canadensis chromosome 3, mCasCan1.hap1v2, whole genome shotgun sequence:
aacaaaacctcgaaaaccaaaacaaccaacaGAAAATActagtctgggttacatagcaagtaaGGAGCACCAGTTCTCAATCCCAAATCAAGTGAACAGTCTCTCACGTTCTTTTGCCCAGCCATTTGCTTGCCCAGCAAGAGCTCCCTTGAAACCTAGCTTTCTTCCCATTTGGTATACCTTAGGCAAATTTCTATCTCAACAATTTCTCTTTAGCAGATCTTGAATCTtaaatcatattttcttcatcctaTACCATTTTCCCAAGTAATCCCTATGCTTTCCAGAAAACCGCCTACCGTAACCCTGATTCCAAGTACACCCTCCCTGCTTGCCCAGTACCCTTGTTGTGGGCTGCCTGTCTCCACAGCAGCTGGGCAATAGAACTCGTCCACTTCAGTTTGATCTCTGGGGAGGTTGCCTGCAGAGTGTATGCCTCTCGTGCACGCCGCCGCCGAAACCACAGCTCAAAACACAGCCCACTGTCCCCGATGTTTTCAGTCAGCCCCATGTCAGCAGTCTGAGGGAGGATGGAGGGGAGTGGATGAAGACAAAATAGTCCTGGTGAGGGGGGACCATGTGGGCAAGCGCTACACCTGGCCGAGCATCTGGTAGATGCTTAGTAAAAATTTTCCTGACACCTATCAGGTACGTGTAGCCTTCACCATAATTTATGGACAGGGAAATGAGGCTGAGAGACATGCAGCATCTTGCCCAAGGGCTTACAGATTATTAGTTAGGATTCAAACCCATATCTTTGTTGTTCCAGAGGTAGGCCTTTTACTCTGAAGAGCTGGATCTAGTGTACGAGGACAGAGTTTAGGAACCTTTAGAACCACTCTGCATTGCCTGCCCACAGGACCATAGGTTACTATGGATGGCTATCTTGTTGGCTCCCTAAAGCAAGGGCTCCCTCTTGAGTTCTGTCAAATTAAGAAACATATAGTCCCCTTTCTCCTCATGCCCCAGGATCACCTCTAGCTAAAAAGAAGCGTGTGTTCCTAATGGGTAAGGTCCTCTTCCATTTTGCCTTGAAATGCCTCCTAATGCATGGACTAGAGGGAAAACCCCATGGAGCAGACCAATCACAGGGACTTCTGTCATCACCCGACACTCTAACTTGATGACTGATTATGGGCCAAAGCCTGTTTAGATGATGTAGATTCTGAACCTGGTTTGGGGTTGATGTTCCAGAACATTCTGAGTTCTCAACAAGAGTAGGAATACCTCCTTCTCCCACATACATACTGTAGGCAATGTACCTTAAAAGCCTGCTTGTAAACAAAGGTCTCTGAACCCCCCTCGGAGCCCTTGAGCTTGCTGAACAGGAGCAGATGCTCAAAGAGAAAGACATGGCGAAGGCACTTCTTCCGGCCACAGATGACAGTGAAAGGATCCCGATGCAAGAGCTGTCCCTGCTCCTTCAGATCTatctggggaaaggaaaaggaaaggttgTTGGCCCAGAAGCCACTTGTATGCATTTCATGGGGAGTAAAAACAGATTTACAGGGCAAGGGCCCTGAGGCACTGATCCTCAGGCAGAGTCAGGAATTGAGGGGAGTTTGAAACGAGGGGAGTTCTCAGCCTAGAATTCATCCATCGGTCACCATGCCTAGCACACTTGTCTAGCAGCACTGTCCTGCTCTGAAGATGGGAAGGTACACTGACTGTATAGTAGGGCTCACAGCCTCTCATAGGGAAGTCTTTGCATATTTGGGGACCTAGGAAGAGAACTAGGAAAGAACTGAGATAGGTCTGTCCTAGAGGAAGCAAGATTCCAACCTGTTCTGGAACCAAATGACTGGGGAGAGGACAGAGAATAAGGTATTCATTGGGTCCTGAGATGTAGGCAGAAATGTAGAGTAGCAGATAGGAAAGGTTAAGATTAGGAAAGGACTAGGAGTGCATAAGGCAGATGTAGTAGAAACATGAACATTGGGCAGGACATACTTCtttatttacaaatgaggaaacgaAGAGCCAAATTCGGTTCAGTGGTTCAATGAAGATCACCCATTCTGTTAGAGCTCAGGACCCTCAGACCTTGAGTCTGGTTCTCTCATCAACAGCCTACACTGCTTCTGAGACCAAAGGGTTTGAGCAGAAGTGACTGAAGCCAGGACCTTACCTCACAGCCTCGCACTGCCTCCACAGCTAGCAGATCTCTGCCACGGGCCTCTTGTTCCCGGAGCAACTGTATAGCAGCTGCAAGGGCCTGGCGCTCAGAACTCAGCTCAGGCCCAGCTTCCCGCAGGAGCTCCTCCAAGAACCTCCCATAATGAGCCAGCTGCTCCAGTGGCTGCTGCAGAGCCCGGGGCAGGCAGGGTCCACCTTCCATGGAGCCCTAGGGCAGGGAAGACAGATGATGAGGGGAGGGGCTGGAGCCTGTGAGGGCCAAGTTCTGGGGGTAGGCTGGGTCCAAGCTTATGGGTGTAGAGGAAGATCAGATACTGCCAAAGGTAAGGCAAAACCCTTCCCTCTAGAAAGCAAGCAGACAGGGGGCCTGTAGGAGATGCAACCATCCTGTGCAtccagaagggagagggagaggaaccCAAGTAATAAACCCATATGCAGGGTTTTAGCTTTTGAAATCACTTTCACATCTTTTGACATGAATTCTTTGGTTCTCAGAGCTCCCTGTGAGTTGGACGGTGAAAACTGCCCTCATCAACAAGtatagaaaatacccaacacaaaaaggactggtggagtggttcaagtggtagagcacctgcctagcaagcattgaggccgagttcaaacctcagtgctaccaaaatataataataataataataataataataataaagcagagGCCTAGAGGAGTCAAGAGTCTTGCCTAAGCTCCCTTAGGTGGGGACCTAGAAAAGAACCCAGCCTCATCTGGCTCCCAGTCCAATTCTGGGAGTTGATATGCTAGGATATTATTGGTAGGAGATATTCCTGAACACATCTAGTTAAACTTTCTTCCTTGAGGGAGTTCAGGGTAGAGTGGGTTTTAGgtctttcctgcttttcttctcttctcatgAGGGTTAGAGAAAATTTTACCTTGGCCGGGGGACTGAGCACAGCTAGACCATTCTCCAGTTTGTGTCGGTGCTTCACGAACTGGGCATAGAGGTTGAACTGGTCCCCCTGCACCAGTAAAGAAGAGGTAAGGCATCCCTGGTGAGGCCTCTGCAGACAAACCGTTCCTTTCCCCTCATCATCCTCACTGCAGCCCAAAGGAGGAACAGGTCACCAGGGAGCATTCAGCCTGCCAGGGAGTGAAGGGTTCCCTGTGGACAGGGTGAAGTCCAGGCAGCACTTGAGGACAAAGGTTAGTAGAGTGAGAGGGACCCAGAGAGCAGGGCTGGGCTCCAGAGTGCTGGACCTCTCATGGAGAAGGGGGGCAGTGAATGTTGAGCAGGGCCAGGTGGATGGAAAGGGAGCGGACTTGGAAGGAATTTTAGAGGGTCACTCACATGGCGAAGGAAGCAGGCCCCGATGCGCAGGGGGTGGGTGGCGCAGCCCTGAAGCTCCCGCAGAAAGTGTGTCCGATGGAAGCTGCGAAGCCTCTCCCGGGCACTCAGGGCAGCGGCCCAGGTGCCCCTAAGCTCAGGAGTCAGCTCAGGCCCGGGTGGCGGTGCCGGCTCACTCAGAATGGTCACATACTCTTGTTCACAGGCAATCAGTTCAGACACCAGACGCTGCTGGGCACTGCAGGGACAATCAGAGCAGCAGAAGTGTCACCTGGGCATGGAATGAAGCCCCTACCCCCAACAATGTCATCTTCTTTAACTGCTGGATAGTTGGGTCTGCCTCTTGGGCATTAATCCAGCTGAGTTCTCACCTGATGCTTCGTTTGCGTTCCATCTGGGGGGTGCCTATTCCCCAGGGGCCATCTGGCCCCCCAGCCCGGCCCAGCAGCACATGTTCCCGTGGTGAGCATGTCCTGTCTACCACCTCGGTACTGGTGACTTCCAGGCCTCGGATCAGCACAGTCCTTGGGGGCCTGCCATTTGCTTCTGGAGCAAGTTCAGGGCCCTCATCCTCGTAATCCTCCCCACATGGGGCTAGGGAACAATGGGATGGGGCTGCCCATGGCCCAGGGCTGGTGGGGAGCAGCAGGGAGCTGAGGCTGGGTGAGGGGCTGTGAGAGCCCCACTGGGTCCCTGCACTGCTGGCACTGTCTGTCCGTTGTCGCCGGTGGCCCCGAGGACTGGCTTCCTCTCCCAGCTGTTGCTGGATCCTCCTTTCCAGCTCTTGGCAGCGAGCCCGGCAGTGACCCCATTCTCGCAGGGCTGCTGGACTGCCCAGGTCCAGGGCCAGGGCCCGCATCTCTTGGAAGGTGCCGGCACTGGGCTCTGGGGCTCGCCGTAGGGCTAGGGCTGCCAGCACGGCCTCACGACCCAGCCCAGCTACTGCTAGCCGAGCGAAGCCCTCATCCACCCACTCATGTGCCTACAAAGCCAAAGGGGATGGAGATGGGAGAGAAAGGGTGAGGACCTGTGCCACCCCCAAATGCATCTGACAACAGCTCTTACTTAGCCTCTTGCCCATGGTTCCTCAATACCTATCACGCTCTATCTTCTTACTGTACCAGCAACGCTGCCTAACCAGGTCACTTAGAGATGGTATGAACGACAGAGGAGCCAGGTATAGTTAGTATTTAGACAGAGAGTGTAAGTGGCAGGCTGGAACTGAGTGCTTTTAGATAGCTTCAGCATCCTTGAGAGGTAGATGCTGATGGAGGCACATTCAGGTTTAGTTCCTGTTGCAGGTCATTCAGCAAGTAGGAGGCCAAACTAACAGTCAAAGCCAAGGAGACTGGCTCCCTAGtccctgctttcttctttttaaggtactggggatgaacccaggcaactgctctgccacttgagagccacaccccagttcattttttaaactactttcagtttattcaaaataaaaatacacatagaATTATGAAAATATAGGTTGATTATTTGCACTAGGTAAGTCAGTGCTACTTTGCAAGGCTTGCAAATTGTTTTTCAAGTATTTGAAGCTGATCTCTGTCCCTTAATAAGTACACCAATATAGTGAATATACATTGGGTATTAATTTATGGAAGTAGCTCTCTGTTTACTTTgattttgggacagggtctcaatacctttttgcccatgctggccttgaacttgtgatctgaggattataagtgtgcaccaccatgcccagtcaccCCTGCTTTTAATGATTTACCCAATCAGCCCTTCAAGGCTAAAGTGAGGAAATGGCGATACAGAAGGCGGAGGCTCTGTACACACCTGCTGGAAGAAGCGTTGCAGCCGCAGGGCCCGATGGAGGCCACTCTCAACCTGCTCCAGGCGCTGTTCAAAGACATCCACGGCCTTCTGGGAAACAGTGTCCTCCTCCAGAGCCAAGGCCTCCCGGGCCTGGGCCAGGCGCTCCTGGAAAAGGGAGGCTGTGCTCAGGCCTGGGTTTCTCTCCCAGTTAGCCTACTCACAAGCCTCTTTTCCTTCTCACCTGAACTTCAGTGCTGAAAGCCCGGAATCGCAGCTCTGTCTCCTGCAGTGTAGACAGGGATTCCCCAAGCACAGTGAAGCTGGCCAGCTGCTCCTCCCCTGGGCCTGAGAGCCACTGCAACACCTGAAGCAGACGGAGCAGGGAAGCAGGGGCCCATGAAAGAGAAGACCATGAAGTGACCTGAATTTAGCTCCAGCTCTACTACCCCCATCCACAGGGAGGGGTTTAGAGTCAGGGCTAGGCTGAGATGATGAAATGGATAAGTCTGGCGAACCAAAGGCAGGATGTGGGTCAGCTGGGTAACTGAGGGCCAGGAGAAACTTCACACTTACTGTGCCCTGACACTGGACTGCTAGGCAAGGGTCCCAGGCACCAGGCCTGGAGATAACCCAGAGGTGGTTACGTGTGTAAGAATGAATGTGTGGCTGGCTCTGGTTGCCTATTATGAGGTTATAGGAACTCTCATGCTTGCTCTGAGATGTTTGACCAAAAAGAGATGGTaatttatttctctgaagaaaaggGAGAAGCTGGGATGGGGCAGCCTGAGGACAAGAAGTCTGAGAATGTTGCTAACAGTCAGTGCCAACAATAATCACGTTTATAGATTCTTTGCTGATCATCCTAAACAAACAATTAACAAATGTTAATTATTACCATACCCATTATACAGATGACGACTTGGGAACTCAAAGAAGCTTCATAACTTGTCCAATATCTTACAAGTGGCAGAGCTAGAACCCAAGCTAAGCCCTTCAACAGGGTTTTAAGTGGAGAGGGCCAGCTAGtaggaaaacaagcaaacagtagGAGATGACCCTTGGATACTGGAATAGAGGATTGTTGTTTCTTGCAACAATCCCGAGAAACAAAAAGCCTTGACTCCCCTTTAGCCTTGACCCCAGGTGACCCTTCCCCTGATCCATGAGGTGTGCACTCAACATGCCTGGGGCTAAGGAGGAACATCTAGATTTCAAAGCCCCCTTTACCCTATATGATATGGTGGAGAGCAAATCCTTATGGGGTTCTTAACCCCAGGAGAGAAGAATCAAGGTTCGAAGAAGCCAGTTTTATTCCTGAATCTTTCCCACAATGAGGCCTGTGGTTGCTCTTAGGGGCTTCAAATGTCCTCTCCTTCCAAGGTGAAGTTAGGGCCTTTCCAGCCTCCAGTTTGCCAGTTGAGGTAGCACTTGTGACAGTGTAGCTGAAGAGTCAGTATCAATAGATACCTATTTATGCTAAGGAGATAGGCACTCCAGAGTCAGGCAGCTCTTTCCAGAATCCTCTGGGGGACAGAGCATCTTTGACAATCTCTAGGGATCCCTGATCAAACACAAATAGAGGCAAGATGGGCCTCTCTTCTTTGCTGATGCTGAGAGGCTCCTGCCCTCTTGTTAAATCTCACACTTACTATGACCATCCTGCAGGGGAGGTGAGGAGAGTTCAGTCAGGCTGGAAGAAAACCATTAACGCAAAGCATCAGCAGAGAAGGGGTACCAAGGCCAGGCTCCAGGCTAAGTAGGGGCAGCACGGGGTCCCACTCACCTGCTGGAGTTGGTGCAGGCGTTGCCGCTGCTCCTGCTGCTGCACGTGTAGGTTGGAGAGGCGTACGAGCTGGTGGATGGCCTCATCCACCTCCTGGTATAGCATGGCTGGGCCTGGGCCCTCCAACCTGGGGAAGGAAGGGTGGGAATGAACCTATGACCTTGTCAAGTCCCTCAATTCTGTCTCTGAACCCCCAGCATTGTGGATCAGAGCATGGGCCAGACTCAGACTGTGTGGATTTGAACCCTAACTCCATTTATTGAATTAGATTGCCCAAGATATTTAACATTTCTGATCCTACAAATCATCATTTTGTAGTTGTAACTAGAACACAGGGATATTGTGAAGGCTGTAAGTGCAAAAGCCTGACATTCTGCCCACATATATGTACAGTAAGAAAGCTCTGGCAGCTTGGGTTTGCTGCAGCCCTCTGCCTTCTCACCCTCCCACTCCTAATGCCTCTGCACGCCCAGCTCTCATACTTGCTGCTGTGGGTGGAGCGCAGCCTCATCAGGATGGCTCCTCCATCCCTCTGTAGTGCTGTCAGCCGAGGGTCTGCCAGCACCTTCTGAAGGGGCTCCGGCATTCCCCCCACCTCCTGGGGACAGGGAGCAATAGACTGTTGGGGCTCCACTGGACAGGTCAGTGCCATCCCTATCCCATCCCTCACTGCCCCATCTCTCTTCATACCTCTCCTTCTGGCTCTGCTGCTCCCTCAAGCTCCTCAATGGCTTGCCGTACAGAGCCTAGCACACCTCGGCACAGGCTGCATAGCCTGGCCACTTCCTGAAACCCACAGGCAAAGTGGAGTTGAGGGTCAGGGTTTAGGACAAGGAAgaaaagccctagggtgagggtGGGGCAACACTGGACACTTTTAAGATAGGAATGCTGGGCTCAGTGACCGACTTGGTTGCTTACTAATTGTATGACACTAATTCAGGTCCAGAAAACCTGCACCTCATTTTCCTTAGCTGTAAAGTTGGAAGTACAAGAGGATTTTGTgagttttaaagaaatgatacCAGCCCAGCACCTGGCATGGGCCTGGCACATTGTACAGCTTAGTAAATGTGagtttccttttcctctgtttGCATTGGGCCTTTATCCTGCCAAACTCTCCTTTCTGCTTTTCGGGCTCACTTCTTTTGATATATAACATAAACTGTTGCAAACCTGCTGCTCATACTGGGCTTGGATTACGTTTATTCCCCTATTCCTGAATACTCACAGCACTTAAACTCATAGGGTCGTGGAAGTGCTGGGCCTTTAGAGATGACAGCACAATTGCTGCACTTTCCAGATGAGGGTCCTGAGGCCCAGATACTGATGTAGGTAGTAGTTATAGAAAAAGTACCATTTCTGGAAGTGAGgtaaagtaacttgtccaaggctTCATGGAACAAAAATCAACCTTTCAGTTCTCAGCTTTTTCCAGAAACCTAATATTATCTTACATTCTTCTCTAATAAGTTGTTTCATGACTTAATCTCCCATCAAAACATAGGTTACTTAATGCCATATTAAGAATTTAACATACTCCTCTCATGCCTCCCCAATAGCTTGTTGTGCAATGTACAATATTTTGTTTATGGTTGGTGagcaataaatattttcagaattgaATGGAATGAAAAGCACTTCTTCCCAATCCTATGGTCATGTCTTGAATCTGTCCTCTCCCCTAGAATTCCTCAGCTGGGTCATTCCTGGCTCCCAGGGTCCTGTGTGGTAGAGGGGAAGCTCACCTGATGTATCTCTACCCAATGGCTGGGAGAGGGGTCCCTGTGACCTCCCAAGTTCCACTGTAGCTCCTCTGGCTTGGCAACTCTTTTCAGATCATTCTCTGACAGAAGCTCAGCACCCTGCAGATATGTGAAGGCATAGGGTTTCTGCCTGGGCACCCAGGAATTCATAGAGCAGTCTGGGTCACCAGCcagcctcttttcctctctccactACTGATGATGGACTAGGTAGGAGTGAGTGGCTCAAACCTGAAATCCACAGAGTTCAGTACGAGGGGCACCATGGACGAGAATCAGCAGCCGCTGAATGAGGGGAGGGTCTCCTGAATCCTGAGGGCAGAGAACAGCCCTCATCAGTGGGCACTTGGGTAGCCTAGGAATGGCCACTAGAGTAGAGTGAGGATCTAGGGAAACAGCCTGCCTGAAAGGGATGGTTACCTGAAGTTGACTCAGGACGGGCATGAGTGCTGGAGGCAGTGGGGGCGCCTTGCGAAGGTCGAGCAGGACAGACAGCCCCAGTAACTGTAGATCAGGcctgtgggggaagggagagccaAAGAAGATGCAGTGTGTGTACTGGATAGATAGCAGAGAGGTCAGGGCAGAGGCACAGAGTCTGATTTAGTGTTGAGTTGTCAGGACAAGTCAGTGCCTGGTATATCTGGGAAGCAATGGACAAAGGGCCAACATCTGGGATATTTGTCTAAGAGGTGGTGGCCTAGCAATCCAGAACCTATATTCACACGGCTATGGAGTCAAGGGGCTAAGGCCTGGAAAGAATTCTGTGGTTTGGAATGGTACGATCCAATGCCAGCCTGTAGGATGGTGCCTAATAGGTACTTGGTATTGAATGATTGAATCAATGTCCTGATGACCCAGGTCATGTTGTGGGTCATCACTGTTGAGTGTCATTTTGAGGATCAGTGAAGATATCCTGGAAGTTACGGGCCAGTGAGGTCAGAGGTCAGTAGCTTAAAAATCTGAGGGTTGGAGGAGGAGGTATCCTAGAGGTCAGAAGGTCAGTGCCCAAGGAGATTCGGTCCTCATGACTTGGAAGGCTAATCCAGGGTACCAAGGCAGGTGGCAGTTACCTGAGAAGTGCGTGGAGGTAGTGAAGTGCAGCATTCAGAGTGTCTTGGGAGGGTGGGGGCTCCTCGGGAGTGCATGGTGGGGTAATGGTCAGCAGAGCTCGTCCACTCTGGTCCACCCCTCCTGAAGACATAAAATGGCCAGGCTGTCCTGGCTGGGAGCAGTCCTTGGCTACCTCCCTTCCACCCTTGCTTCTTCCTAAGCCCATCTCAACTGCTCCTCTTTCCCCAAGCCCCTTCCCTTTACCCACTGACCAGTCAGAACGAAGAATCCAGATGCCATCAAGTCCCAAGCTACATCAGGGCTGTCAGAGGTGGAGGCTGGAGGGGCCTCTTCTGGGGTGCTGTCTCCTTTTACTTCCTGCACTGTCTCCAGGGGCTGTGTTGGGGGGTCAGACAGGAGTGCCTCTGGGCCTGCAGATCCTGCACAGACACAGATAGAGCTACAGGCTGAAGTGAGGGTGGGTCTGGCTGTTCTGCTCCCGGCCTAACCCTTGCTTCTCCACCCACTTCCCCAGGCCCAACCTGTCCTGGCCCTTGCCCCTGGGCCTCAGTGTCATCTCACCTGCTGTACACGCCAGGCGTGAACCCTCTTGGGGTTCTCTCTCTCTGGCCCCCTCTTCTGAAGGCCCACAGGCTTCTAGGGATCCAGGCTCTTTTTCTTCAGATAGTATGAGCTCCTGTTTTGGCTCAGATTCTGGCTTTTCAGAGCTTTCATTCTCCTTAACCAGGCTGCCTTCTGGAAGCTCATGTTTATTTGGTGAGGGCAGATTGACAAGGGCTTCCTGGTGTCTAGTCTCTTCCTTGTCCTCAGGGCTGAATGGGGCACTGTCTCCTCCTCGGATAAGAGCCCCTCTGCCTGCAGCTCGTTTCTTTCTCCTGTTTCCTTTGCCTGTTCTCCGAGGAGTACCAGGTGGTCCTTCAGCCACCTGGCCTGCTCCTCCCCCAGCCTCCCCTGGCTGAAGGGGGCAAGATTCAGAGGCTTCCCCCAGGGCCTCTGCTGGAGGCTCGGACCCTTCCAGTACTGCTGCCTCCGGGACAGCCTGAGCTCCTGGGGGAGACCCAGTGCTGCTCCCCTCGCCAGGCGGGCGTGCCCCATCCTGGTCCCGAGGTCCCAGGCCCTTCTGGTGCATCCACGCCCGATGTCTCCGGTGCCGACCCTTGCCTCCAGCACTCTTGCGGGTAGGTACTGTCATGGTCCTGGAGGGACCTGAAGAGCCCTCAGCATCTGTAGGGCTCCCCCTTGCAGGCAGTGTCACCTCCAGTAGCTCCACGTACTCACCCTCTGGTCCTTCTGCAGGAGCATTGTGCCCATCCCCAGGACTCCGGGTGCCTAGCACCTCCTCAGAGAGTGGAGGGCTGGGAAGCCCTGGGGGTCCAGATGGCAGTCCTGGGGGCAGTGTGCCTGGCCGATGTCCAACCATGAGGCCCCCTTTCTGCACAAATCGTGGGCAGATGAGCTCAGCCCAGGGCAGCCGCTGAATCCCAGAGGGTGCAGACAGTAGGCAGGTGCTGAGACGACCTGTTGGCCGGTCCTTGTTGATGCCTTGTAGCCACTCAGGTGTGAATAGGTAGGCACAGGCCTCACTGGGCACAGGCAGCTCCTGCACCCGCCCACCCCCTGGGGCCAGACATTTGAGTGCCAGGCGAGGTGACTGGGCTGCTGAGGGCACCACCTGTAGGTAGAAGTCTCCTGGGCGCAGCAGCTGCCAGGGCAGGGCTGCTAGCTGCACCACCACCTGCTCGTGCAGACAGAGGGGCCAGCCCTCGTGGAAGAACAGGAATCCACTGTACTGGGCCTGAGGAGAGAGGTGGGGGCTGCATTCAGGCTTCTGCTGAAGAAACCAGcggaggggggtaagggagaatggGTCTATTTGAGGCCGTCCTGGCCTCATGCCTGGTAGACTTTAACACcagggcagagggaagggagatCTTGGGATGTTCATGTAACAGAGGAAGGGATTAGAACCCGTCAGCTTCCTTTGGTAGTTGGAAGCTTCTCTGGGAATCTAGTTCCATGTGTGGGAGGGTAAAAACCCAATCATTACAAAGACCTGGCCAGCAGATGCCAGTGTCTTGGAGGAATCAAAGACTCTTAGTATTGTATCTGTAGAAGTGGAGAGCTCTGCTGAGTCATGGCTGAGAGAGTATCTTGAGACATTCATATGAGTGGGAAATATCTGCAATTGGTTCTGGAAGGCCAGGGTCTTCTTGGGGATTGTTTGTTAGGGGTCAATATTTCAAAGAATATGAGTGTGCATGTAGCTGTTAATATGATGCTCAGTACCTCTGAGGGTCACATTCTGTGGGAGCTCAGCAAGCAAGGCTTAAGTGACCCTGTGGGTATCAGTATAGGGGAGGCTACTTCTCTGGGTAGGAGCCTAGCTCGGCTAAAGTGGGGCGGTGATTCTTACTTAGGGGAGGCAAAACAGGGATGAAcatggttggtggagtggctcaagtgctaagagtgcctgcttagcaagcatgagaccgtgagttcaaactccagtgcctcaaaaacaaaagaaaacagggatGCACAGCCACTCACACAGGCTTCCTGCTGGACCTTGGCAAGCAGGTGCTTGGCTGGTACCAG
Protein-coding regions in this window:
- the Arhgef40 gene encoding rho guanine nucleotide exchange factor 40 isoform X1; amino-acid sequence: MRTDLPGTTIFHPSPQPREAGPPIRPWGTSHSCGWARARSMVEEEPEPVEDCVQSTLAALYPPFEATAPTLLGQVFQVVERTYREDALRYTLDFLVPAKHLLAKVQQEACAQYSGFLFFHEGWPLCLHEQVVVQLAALPWQLLRPGDFYLQVVPSAAQSPRLALKCLAPGGGRVQELPVPSEACAYLFTPEWLQGINKDRPTGRLSTCLLSAPSGIQRLPWAELICPRFVQKGGLMVGHRPGTLPPGLPSGPPGLPSPPLSEEVLGTRSPGDGHNAPAEGPEGEYVELLEVTLPARGSPTDAEGSSGPSRTMTVPTRKSAGGKGRHRRHRAWMHQKGLGPRDQDGARPPGEGSSTGSPPGAQAVPEAAVLEGSEPPAEALGEASESCPLQPGEAGGGAGQVAEGPPGTPRRTGKGNRRKKRAAGRGALIRGGDSAPFSPEDKEETRHQEALVNLPSPNKHELPEGSLVKENESSEKPESEPKQELILSEEKEPGSLEACGPSEEGAREREPQEGSRLACTAGSAGPEALLSDPPTQPLETVQEVKGDSTPEEAPPASTSDSPDVAWDLMASGFFVLTGGVDQSGRALLTITPPCTPEEPPPSQDTLNAALHYLHALLRPDLQLLGLSVLLDLRKAPPLPPALMPVLSQLQDSGDPPLIQRLLILVHGAPRTELCGFQGAELLSENDLKRVAKPEELQWNLGGHRDPSPSHWVEIHQEVARLCSLCRGVLGSVRQAIEELEGAAEPEGESIAPCPQEVGGMPEPLQKVLADPRLTALQRDGGAILMRLRSTHSSKLEGPGPAMLYQEVDEAIHQLVRLSNLHVQQQEQRQRLHQLQQVLQWLSGPGEEQLASFTVLGESLSTLQETELRFRAFSTEVQERLAQAREALALEEDTVSQKAVDVFEQRLEQVESGLHRALRLQRFFQQAHEWVDEGFARLAVAGLGREAVLAALALRRAPEPSAGTFQEMRALALDLGSPAALREWGHCRARCQELERRIQQQLGEEASPRGHRRQRTDSASSAGTQWGSHSPSPSLSSLLLPTSPGPWAAPSHCSLAPCGEDYEDEGPELAPEANGRPPRTVLIRGLEVTSTEVVDRTCSPREHVLLGRAGGPDGPWGIGTPQMERKRSISAQQRLVSELIACEQEYVTILSEPAPPPGPELTPELRGTWAAALSARERLRSFHRTHFLRELQGCATHPLRIGACFLRHGDQFNLYAQFVKHRHKLENGLAVLSPPAKGSMEGGPCLPRALQQPLEQLAHYGRFLEELLREAGPELSSERQALAAAIQLLREQEARGRDLLAVEAVRGCEIDLKEQGQLLHRDPFTVICGRKKCLRHVFLFEHLLLFSKLKGSEGGSETFVYKQAFKTADMGLTENIGDSGLCFELWFRRRRAREAYTLQATSPEIKLKWTSSIAQLLWRQAAHNKELRVQQMVSMGIGNKPFLDIKALGERTLSALLTGRAARTRASVAVSSFEHAGPSLPGLSPGACSLPARVEEEAWDLDVKQISLAPETLDSSGDVSPGPRHSPSVQPPHPGSSTPTLASGGTLGLSWQSHARALSDPTTPL
- the Arhgef40 gene encoding rho guanine nucleotide exchange factor 40 isoform X5, whose amino-acid sequence is MRTDLPGTTIFHPSPQPREAGPPIRPWGTSHSCGWARARSMVEEEPEPVEDCVQSTLAALYPPFEATAPTLLGQVFQVVERTYREDALRYTLDFLVPAKHLLAKVQQEACAQYSGFLFFHEGWPLCLHEQVVVQLAALPWQLLRPGDFYLQVVPSAAQSPRLALKCLAPGGGRVQELPVPSEACAYLFTPEWLQGINKDRPTGRLSTCLLSAPSGIQRLPWAELICPRFVQKGGLMVGHRPGTLPPGLPSGPPGLPSPPLSEEVLGTRSPGDGHNAPAEGPEGEYVELLEVTLPARGSPTDAEGSSGPSRTMTVPTRKSAGGKGRHRRHRAWMHQKGLGPRDQDGARPPGEGSSTGSPPGAQAVPEAAVLEGSEPPAEALGEASESCPLQPGEAGGGAGQVAEGPPGTPRRTGKGNRRKKRAAGRGALIRGGDSAPFSPEDKEETRHQEALVNLPSPNKHELPEGSLVKENESSEKPESEPKQELILSEEKEPGSLEACGPSEEGAREREPQEGSRLACTAGSAGPEALLSDPPTQPLETVQEVKGDSTPEEAPPASTSDSPDVAWDLMASGFFVLTGGVDQSGRALLTITPPCTPEEPPPSQDTLNAALHYLHALLRPDLQLLGLSVLLDLRKAPPLPPALMPVLSQLQDSGDPPLIQRLLILVHGAPRTELCGFQGAELLSENDLKRVAKPEELQWNLGGHRDPSPSHWVEIHQEVARLCSLCRGVLGSVRQAIEELEGAAEPEGESIAPCPQEVGGMPEPLQKVLADPRLTALQRDGGAILMRLRSTHSSKLEGPGPAMLYQEVDEAIHQLVRLSNLHVQQQEQRQRLHQLQQVLQWLSGPGEEQLASFTVLGESLSTLQETELRFRAFSTEVQERLAQAREALALEEDTVSQKAVDVFEQRLEQVESGLHRALRLQRFFQQAHEWVDEGFARLAVAGLGREAVLAALALRRAPEPSAGTFQEMRALALDLGSPAALREWGHCRARCQELERRIQQQLGEEASPRGHRRQRTDSASSAGTQWGSHSPSPSLSSLLLPTSPGPWAAPSHCSLAPCGEDYEDEGPELAPEANGRPPRTVLIRGLEVTSTEVVDRTCSPREHVLLGRAGGPDGPWGIGTPQMERKRSISAQQRLVSELIACEQEYVTILSEPAPPPGPELTPELRGTWAAALSARERLRSFHRTHFLRELQGCATHPLRIGACFLRHGDQFNLYAQFVKHRHKLENGLAVLSPPAKGSMEGGPCLPRALQQPLEQLAHYGRFLEELLREAGPELSSERQALAAAIQLLREQEARGRDLLAVEAVRGCEIDLKEQGQLLHRDPFTVICGRKKCLRHVFLFEHLLLFSKLKGSEGGSETFVYKQAFKTADMGLTENIGDSGLCFELWFRRRRAREAYTLQATSPEIKLKWTSSIAQLLWRQAAHNKELRVQQMVSMGIGNKPFLDIKALGERTLSALLTGRALLEFLWKLPQLPVVSSWFTTAILIVSCRFFPGCSNDAADNFLPLGRGVLLQLDCYG